The following proteins are encoded in a genomic region of Alistipes shahii WAL 8301:
- a CDS encoding Imm17 family immunity protein — translation MTVTDIYEAMNSKAEAFFEWLQAHPKYGLLFGVGLLALWLAGLLFRWKWACHWQFNSKLWLFDDCKPETRRRVQIVLVSVLIILILVGFFVWR, via the coding sequence ATGACAGTTACCGATATATACGAAGCAATGAACAGCAAGGCGGAAGCGTTTTTCGAGTGGTTGCAGGCTCACCCGAAATACGGGTTGCTGTTTGGTGTCGGGTTGCTTGCCCTATGGCTTGCAGGGTTGCTGTTCCGTTGGAAATGGGCGTGTCATTGGCAGTTTAACAGCAAACTGTGGTTATTTGACGATTGCAAGCCTGAAACACGCCGCAGGGTTCAGATTGTGTTGGTCAGCGTTCTGATTATACTTATATTGGTTGGTTTCTTTGTATGGAGATAA
- the mobC gene encoding conjugal transfer protein MobC: protein MQQEDDLRGLAKTMDFMRALSILFVVINIYWFCYGQIREWGINIGVVDRILLNFDRTAGLFRNILWTKLFAVVFLALSCLGTKGVKEEKITWRKITASLATGGVLFFFNWWLLDLPLTAAANAAFYILTLSAGYICLLMGGVWMSRLLKNNLMDDPFNNENESFQQETRLIENEYSINLPTKFYYNKQWNNGFANVVNPQRACICMGSPGSGKSYCVVNQFIKQQIEKGYTQYIYDYKFPDLSEIAYNHLLNHQKGYKKIPTFYVINFDDPRRSHRCNPIHPDFMTDISDAYESAYTIMLNLNRSWVQKQGDFFVESPIILFAAVIWFLRIYDNGRYCTFPHAIEFLNKRYEDIFPILTSYPELENYLSPFMDAWLGGAQDQLQGQIASAKIPLSRMISPQLYWVMSGDDFTLDINNPNDPKILCVGNNPDRQNIYGAALGLYNSRIVKLINKKGQLKSGIIIDELPTIYFKGLDNLIATARSNKVAVLLCFQDFSQLKRDYGDKEAAVVMNTVGNIFSGQVVGETAKTLSERFGKVLQKRQSMTLSRSDKSTSISTQLDSLIPASKISTLTQGMFVGAVADNFDERIEQKIFHCEIVVDNEKVKAETARYKKIPQITDFTDENGTDHMKQVVQENYERIKAEAGRIVAEELERIKNDPVLCKLLPEQN from the coding sequence ATGCAACAGGAAGACGACCTTCGGGGTCTTGCTAAAACAATGGATTTCATGCGGGCATTGAGTATCTTGTTCGTGGTTATCAACATCTACTGGTTCTGCTACGGGCAGATACGGGAATGGGGAATCAATATCGGCGTGGTCGATAGGATTCTGCTGAACTTCGACCGCACCGCGGGGCTGTTCCGGAATATACTATGGACGAAACTTTTCGCCGTAGTGTTCCTCGCCCTTTCATGCCTCGGGACAAAAGGAGTAAAAGAGGAGAAAATTACCTGGCGGAAAATCACGGCATCGCTGGCCACGGGAGGCGTGCTGTTCTTCTTCAACTGGTGGCTGCTGGACTTGCCGCTGACGGCAGCGGCGAACGCGGCTTTCTACATACTGACCCTATCGGCCGGGTATATCTGCCTCTTGATGGGCGGCGTGTGGATGTCCCGCCTGCTGAAGAACAATCTCATGGATGACCCTTTCAATAACGAGAACGAATCATTCCAGCAGGAAACACGCCTGATCGAGAACGAGTACTCCATAAATCTGCCGACGAAATTTTACTATAACAAACAGTGGAACAACGGGTTCGCCAACGTTGTAAACCCGCAAAGGGCTTGCATCTGCATGGGAAGCCCGGGCAGCGGGAAGAGTTATTGTGTTGTAAACCAGTTTATTAAACAGCAAATCGAAAAGGGCTATACCCAATACATCTATGACTACAAGTTTCCCGATCTTTCGGAAATCGCTTACAACCACCTGCTGAATCACCAGAAAGGTTACAAGAAAATCCCGACTTTCTACGTCATAAATTTCGACGACCCGCGCCGCTCGCACCGCTGTAACCCCATTCACCCGGACTTCATGACCGATATTTCGGACGCCTACGAGAGCGCCTATACCATCATGCTCAACCTGAACCGAAGCTGGGTGCAGAAGCAGGGCGATTTTTTTGTGGAAAGCCCCATTATCCTTTTCGCGGCCGTGATCTGGTTCCTGCGCATCTACGACAACGGGCGGTATTGTACCTTCCCGCACGCCATCGAGTTCCTGAACAAGCGGTACGAGGATATTTTCCCGATTCTGACATCCTACCCGGAACTCGAAAACTACCTCAGCCCCTTTATGGATGCCTGGCTCGGAGGCGCTCAAGACCAGCTCCAGGGCCAGATAGCATCGGCCAAAATTCCGCTTTCCCGCATGATTTCGCCCCAGCTATATTGGGTCATGTCGGGCGATGACTTCACGCTCGACATCAATAACCCGAACGATCCCAAGATACTCTGCGTGGGGAACAATCCCGACAGGCAAAACATTTACGGAGCGGCTTTGGGATTGTATAATTCCCGGATTGTCAAGCTCATAAATAAGAAAGGCCAGCTCAAATCGGGCATCATCATCGACGAGCTGCCGACAATCTACTTCAAGGGACTCGACAACCTGATCGCCACGGCCAGAAGCAACAAGGTCGCCGTGCTGCTGTGCTTCCAGGATTTTTCACAGTTGAAGAGGGACTACGGGGACAAGGAGGCCGCCGTCGTGATGAACACGGTGGGCAACATCTTCTCCGGGCAGGTCGTAGGTGAAACGGCCAAGACACTCTCGGAACGGTTCGGTAAGGTATTGCAGAAGCGGCAGAGCATGACGTTGAGCCGCAGCGACAAATCGACATCCATATCCACGCAGCTGGACAGCCTGATCCCGGCCTCGAAGATCTCGACGCTCACGCAGGGAATGTTCGTCGGGGCTGTGGCGGACAATTTCGACGAACGTATCGAGCAGAAGATTTTCCACTGCGAGATTGTCGTGGACAACGAAAAAGTGAAAGCGGAAACGGCCCGGTACAAGAAGATACCACAAATTACCGATTTCACGGACGAGAACGGGACGGATCACATGAAACAGGTCGTGCAGGAAAACTACGAACGTATCAAGGCAGAGGCCGGCCGCATCGTCGCCGAGGAACTGGAACGTATCAAGAACGACCCGGTGCTTTGCAAGCTCCTGCCGGAACAGAACTAA
- the mobB gene encoding conjugal transfer protein MobB, translating to MVANITTGKDVYGALAYNQEKVDRGDGKVLLTHIVREPADGRFNVAATAEDLLRWMPSHYRTEKPVVHVSLNPAPEDRLDDGQLAEIAGAYMERMGWGGQPYIVFKHTDIGREHIHIVSVQVAQDGRKINDSRRNERSVAVTEELEREYGLHPAKGRRREKGQGIVPADYTRGDLKRQVAAVIKPAVATYRFQTLGEFRALLSLYNIGIEEVRGERNGTPYRGLLYTLLDENGDKAVAAPLKSSLFGKEVGYDGLERHMERSAERFGKDDTRRQIRGRVDKALRGEPTEEELRERLRGARVDLYIRRNENGRIVGVTFIDHETRTVVNGSRLGKAYSANAFELRFGGKRNPGENTRGLSPKQAPAGRDGQRKRNTSRRRKV from the coding sequence ATGGTAGCCAATATCACCACCGGAAAAGACGTGTACGGCGCGCTGGCGTACAACCAGGAGAAAGTCGATCGGGGCGACGGGAAAGTACTGCTGACCCACATAGTGAGGGAGCCGGCGGATGGGCGCTTCAACGTGGCCGCGACGGCAGAAGACCTCCTGCGCTGGATGCCCTCGCACTACCGGACGGAAAAACCCGTCGTGCACGTATCGCTCAACCCGGCTCCCGAAGACCGCCTTGACGACGGGCAGCTCGCGGAGATAGCCGGGGCCTACATGGAGCGCATGGGCTGGGGAGGACAACCTTATATCGTATTCAAGCATACCGACATCGGACGGGAGCATATCCATATCGTGTCGGTGCAGGTGGCCCAGGACGGGCGCAAGATAAACGACAGCAGGCGCAACGAACGCAGCGTGGCCGTTACCGAGGAACTGGAACGGGAGTACGGACTGCATCCCGCCAAAGGGAGAAGGCGGGAGAAAGGGCAAGGGATCGTCCCCGCCGATTACACGCGGGGCGACCTGAAACGCCAGGTGGCAGCGGTAATAAAACCGGCCGTGGCGACATACCGCTTCCAGACCCTCGGCGAGTTCCGGGCATTGCTGTCCTTATATAATATAGGTATAGAGGAAGTCCGGGGAGAGCGGAACGGAACCCCCTACCGGGGATTGCTCTACACGCTGCTGGACGAGAACGGGGACAAGGCAGTGGCCGCGCCGCTCAAATCCTCACTGTTCGGTAAAGAGGTCGGGTATGACGGGCTGGAACGGCACATGGAGCGTAGCGCCGAACGGTTCGGGAAGGACGACACGAGGAGGCAAATCCGTGGCCGGGTCGATAAAGCGCTTCGGGGAGAACCCACGGAGGAAGAACTGCGCGAACGCCTGCGGGGAGCCCGGGTGGATCTCTACATACGACGCAACGAAAACGGCCGCATCGTGGGTGTGACGTTCATTGACCACGAAACACGGACGGTCGTGAACGGATCACGGCTGGGAAAGGCATACTCGGCCAACGCCTTCGAGCTGCGCTTCGGCGGAAAACGGAATCCCGGGGAAAACACGAGGGGCTTGTCCCCGAAACAAGCGCCTGCCGGACGGGACGGGCAACGGAAGCGGAATACCTCACGACGGAGGAAAGTATAA
- the mobA gene encoding conjugal transfer protein MobA encodes MEKNRKPRGGKGGRPAKNDPAVYRFSVNFSAVEHARFLDLYEQSGLLSKAAFIKARVFNEAFRVVKTDRGTLEYVAKLTAFHAQFRAVGTNYNQVVKELHAHFSEKKTLALLYKLERATRELAAVGQQVVSLSEEFKQRW; translated from the coding sequence ATGGAAAAGAACAGAAAGCCCCGAGGGGGCAAAGGGGGACGACCCGCGAAAAACGACCCGGCCGTTTACCGCTTTTCGGTAAACTTTTCAGCCGTGGAACATGCCCGTTTCCTCGACCTTTACGAGCAGTCCGGGCTATTGTCCAAAGCCGCTTTTATCAAAGCGAGAGTGTTCAACGAGGCGTTCCGGGTGGTAAAGACCGACCGGGGAACGCTCGAATACGTGGCGAAGCTGACCGCTTTCCACGCCCAATTCCGTGCCGTGGGAACGAATTACAACCAGGTGGTGAAGGAGCTGCACGCGCATTTTTCCGAGAAGAAAACACTCGCGCTGCTCTATAAACTGGAGAGAGCGACACGTGAACTGGCGGCCGTCGGGCAGCAGGTCGTGTCGCTCTCCGAAGAGTTCAAACAGCGATGGTAG